From Apium graveolens cultivar Ventura chromosome 9, ASM990537v1, whole genome shotgun sequence, the proteins below share one genomic window:
- the LOC141685552 gene encoding protein HOTHEAD-like yields MHFSSLYVRLSIERVAYIYISYAEVGVHAAILQHDDDDSYQVLSPCKNTNTWEEEYPFIKNASSFSSAAKSKEYDYIVVGGGTSGCPLAATLSQNFNVLLLERGGVPYGNKNTSLQNFHINLVDTSPNSPAQFFVVEGVFNVRPRILGGGSSINAGFYSRPSLRSLMELGLDPKLAYKSYPWIEKQIVQWPVLNPWQRAIRSALLQTGITPDNGYTYEHLSGTKIGGTIFDKDGIRHGAAELLKSANPKNLDVLIHAHAQKIVFDQSSAGKPRAVGVIFKDENGEQHEAVLSNNKKSEIILSSGAIGSPQLLLLSGIGPKTELEKMNITVVLDNPFVGKGMADNPQNNLVVPFNRLVGQSLIQTVGITREGLYIEGISGFGQSPSSIHYTHDNSTSLEEQNEELPHEAYNAGGLLFKISDPLSTGELTLNNTNADDIPNISFNYFSNPQDLQTCVNGYHILEKLVKTKYLIEFMQPGNDTFQKLLKFTENETVNLIPRTADVTKSLEQSCKETLVTIWHYHGGCHKGKVISSDYEVIGAQGLRVIDGSTFVQSPGTNPQASVMMLGRYMGIKILRKRLGKAAGV; encoded by the exons ATGCACTTCTCTTCTCTATATGTACGTCTATCTATAGAGAGAGTTGCATACATATACATTAGTTACGCAGAAGTTGGAGTGCATGCAGCAATTTTACAacatgatgatgatgattcttaTCAAGTTCTTTCTCCTT GTAAGAACACCAACACATGGGAAGAGGAATACCCATTTATCAAGAATGCAAGCTCATTTTCATCAGCTGCCAAAAGCAAAGAATACGACTACATAGTAGTTGGCGGTGGAACATCAGGGTGCCCTTTGGCTGCAACTCTTTCCCAGAACTTCAATGTTCTCCTGTTAGAAAGAGGTGGAGTCCCTTATGGAAACAAAAACACTTCCCTCCAAAACTTTCACATTAATCTAGTAGATACTTCACCGAATTCACCAGCACAATTTTTCGTAGTGGAAGGAGTTTTTAATGTTAGGCCTAGGATCTTGGGTGGAGGCAGTAGCATCAATGCTGGATTCTATTCAAGACCCAGTCTAAG GAGTCTGATGGAACTAGGATTAGACCCAAAACTGGCTTATAAATCATACCCCTGGATTGAGAAACAGATTGTTCAATGGCCAGTACTAAACCCTTGGCAAAGGGCCATAAGGAGTGCTTTATTACAAACTGGGATTACTCCAGACAATGGTTACACTTACGAACACTTGTCCGGAACCAAAATTGGTGGCACCATTTTTGACAAAGATGGCATCCGTCACGGTGCTGCTGAACTACTTAAGTCTGCAAATCCCAAAAATCTTGATGTATTAATTCATGCACATGCTCAGAAAATTGTGTTTGATCAATCTTCTGCAG GGAAACCGAGGGCTGTTGGGGTAATATTCAAGGATGAAAATGGCGAGCAACATGAAGCAGTACTGTCAAATAATAAAAAGAGTGAAATTATATTGTCATCTGGTGCAATTGGAAGCCCTCAACTGCTGCTACTCAGTGGCATTGGACCAAAGACAGAGTTAGAAAAAATGAACATCACTGTGGTGCTTGACAATCCGTTTGTTGGCAAAGGCATGGCAGACAATCCACAGAATAATTTAGTTGTTCCTTTCAATAGACTAGTTGGGCAATCATTGATTCAGACTGTTGGGATTACACGAGAGGGACTTTATATCGAGGGTATCAGTGGCTTTGGTCAATCCCCTAGTTCGATTCATTACACTCATGATAATTCAACTTCACTTGAAGAG CAAAATGAGGAGCTTCCACATGAAGCCTATAATGCAGGTGGTCTACTTTTTAAGATTTCTGATCCATTATCAACAGGAGAGCTGACTTTGAACAACACTAATGCTGATGATATTCCGAATATTTCTTTTAACTACTTCAGCAATCCTCAAGATCTACAGACATGTGTAAACGGTTATCACATTCTTGAGAAGCTTGTCAAAACAAAATACCTAATAGAGTTTATGCAGCCTGGCAATGATACCTTCCAAAAGCTGCTGAAGTTTACTGAAAACGAAACTGTTAATCTGATCCCGAGAACTGCTGATGTTACAAAGTCCTTGGAGCAAAGCTGCAAAGAAACTCTTGTCACAATCTGGCACTACCATGGCGGATGCCACAAGGGCAAGGTTATAAGCTCTGATTATGAGGTTATTGGTGCCCAGGGCCTTCGTGTTATTGATGGTTCAACATTTGTGCAGTCCCCAGGAACTAATCCTCAAGCATCTGTTATGATGTTAGGAAG GTACATGGGCATAAAAATCCTGAGAAAGAGGTTAGGTAAAGCAGCTGGTGTATAA